AACTCGTGTATTCGGCGCGGCCTGAGTCGTGCAGCATGGCGTGCTCGGGGCCCACGGCGGCGTAATCGAGGCCCGCCGAGACCGAGTGCGTGTTGACGATCTGGCCGTTGTTGTCCTGCAACAAATACGTAAATGTGCCTTGCAGCACGCCGGGTGTGCCGCCGCTGAAGCGCGCCGCGTGCTCGCCGAGGCCGGTGCCGCGCCCGCCCGCTTCCACGCCAATCATCTTCACGCTGGGGTCATCGCGGAACGCGTGGAACAGGCCGATGGCGTTGCTGCCGCCGCCGACGCAGGCGATGAGCTGATCGGGCAGGCGGCCCTCGGCGGCGAGAATCTGCTCGCGCGCTTCCTTGCCGATCACCGACTGAAAATCGCGCACCATCAGCGGATACGGATGTGAGCCGAGCGCCGAGCCGAGCAGGTAATAAGTGTCTTCAACATTAGTGACCCAATCGCGCATGGCCTCGCTGATGGCCTCCTTCAGCGTGCGCTGGCCCGCCGTAACCGGGATCACTTCCGCGCCGAGCAACTTCATGCGGAAGACGTTCAGCCGCTGCCGCGCCATGTCCTCCTCGCCCATGTAGACGCGGCAAGTGAAGCCGAACAGCGCGCAGACAGTGGCCGTCGCCACGCCGTGCTGACCCGCGCCGGTCTCGGCGATGATGCGGCGCTTGCCCATACGGCGCGCCAGCAGCGCTTGTCCCACGCAGTTGTTGATCTTGTGCGCGCCAGTGTGCAGCAGGTCTTCGCGCTTCAGATAAATCTTCGTTCCCGACATTGATCCCGACGACGCGCCGCCGAGCGATTCGCTAAGACGTTTGGCGTAGTAGAGAGGCGAGGGCCGTCCGACATAATTCTTCAAGAGGTAATCGAACTCGCGCCGAAACTCCGGGTCGGAGCGCGCGGCGAAATAGGCCTGCTCCAATTCTTCGAGCGGATGCATGAGCGTCTCCGGCGCGTAGCGTCCACCGTAGGCGCCGAAGCGGCCCTGCTCGCCGATGGGCGGTTTGGTTTCGATCATGGAATTAGTCCTTACGCTGCGCGCGCGTTGCGGATGAACTCGCGGATCAGTGTCGCGTCCTTCACGCCGGGCGCGGTCTCGACGCCGCTGGCCACGTCCACGCCCCAGGGCTGAACTTGCCGGATGGCCTCAGCGACGTTCGCCGGAGTCAATCCGCCCGCAAGAAGTATGGTCGCATATTTTTTCGCTGCAATGGCGAGCGACCAGTCAAACTTTTGTCCCGTGCCGCCCGTCATGCCTGCTACGGCGCGGTCGAGCAGGATCACCTCGGCGGCGCGATAGGATTCAATTTCCGCTACGTCGAGTTGCGCGCCCACTTTGATGGCCTTGATTTTCCGGTAAGCGCCGAGCTGCGCCAACACTTCCGGCGACTCGTTGCCGTGCAACTGAATCGCGCCGATGCCGGTGAGCGCGGCGATTTCCAACATGCGCGCGGGAGTCTCATCGACGAAGACGCCGACGGTTAGAATGTTCTTGGGCACGCTCTGGATTATTGGGGCGGCCTCGGCTGGATCGATGTAGCGTTTGGTGCCGGTCCAGAAGTTGAAACCCAGCGCGTCGGCTCCGGCTGCGACGGCGGCGGCGACATCTTCGGCGCGGCGCAGGCCGCAGATTTTCACGTGGATCATTTTCATTTTCCAATACGGCCAGGTTTAACAGAGCCACGACCGTAAGGGAGTGGGGGTGGCATTCATAGCGAAACGCCAACCCCCACTCCCTTACGGTCGCGGCTCTGTTAAAAACGCGGCTCGGTTAACGCGATTCCGTCAACAACTGCGCCAGCGCGGCGCCGGGATCGGGTTGCTTCATGAAGCGCTCGCCGATCAGGAAGGCGTTGAACCCGGCGGCTTCCAGTTGCGTCAGATCGGCCCCAGTACGCAGTCCGCTCTCGCTTACTGCCAGCATGGCATCTGGTATTATATCAATTAGTTCCAGGGAAGTATTCAACGAAACCGAGAAGTTTTTGAGGTCGCGGTTATTGACCCCGATGAGGGCCGTGGACGGCTCGGTTGCGGCACCGGTTCCGGCGATGGCTTCGAGCGCCAAATCCAGTTCGGCGCGGCTGGCCACCTCCACCAGCGCGTCCAGATTTAACGACCGCGCGGTTGCCAGAAATCGCCTCAGCCGGTCGCGGTCCAGGATGGCGACGATGAGCAGCACGGCGTCGGCTCCGGCGGCGGCGGCCTCCACGATGTGATACTCGTCGAGCGTGAAATCCTTGCGCAGCACGGGCAGGGAAGTGGCCGCCTTCACGCGCCGCAGGTCATCAAGGGAACCCTGAAAAAATTCAGCATCGGTGAGCACGCTCATGGTGGAGGCACCGGCGCGTTCATACGCCAGCGCGTTGCGCACAGCGTCATAGTCGGACTGAATCACGCCGAGCGACGGTGAAGCTTTCTTCGACTCAGCGATAATCGCAAAGCGCGAGGTCCCGCCTCGCCGCGCGAGCAACGCGTCACGAAACCGGCCCGGCACGCGGGAGGCATTAGCGGCAATTTCCTTCTCCAGCGTGGAGACAGGCACAGCGGCGCGCACACGCTCCAACTCAATCAGTTTGGCGCGCACAATGCGGTCGAGAATATGTTCTGCTGTGGATTCGGATGTCATGAAAGCGCGGCGGTGAATAGGGCGACCACCAATCCCGATGCTAGCGGGAAGCTCTCCGGCAAGTCAAGGAATGTGCATTGCGCGCGGGGGAACGGTCTGTGTTTCCAAGGTAGGGACAGGCCTCCGGCCTGTCCTCCAGCGGGCAGGCCGGAGGCCTGCCGCTACCTAAGCAAAGACAGGATCGCCTGGCGGGGCGAGGGTAGGGTGTCAGGAGGCGGCTAATAAGGAGAACAGCCACTTGGCTTGGTCGCGATGGAGATCGCGGATCGCCGAGGCCCGTTCGATTCGGGATGCGGTGGCATCGCCGGAAGCGGCAGAAGGCAGTGCTGCCAGCGCCGCGACCTGGGCATCGCGAAGGAGCAGCCATTCGGCCTGTGCCTGTTCGACCGCCGCCTTCTTCTCAGAATCAAGCGACCCGAGCAACGCCTGATACGCGCGGTCGATCTCCGTCTGCCAATACAAGGTGCCGGTGGCGAAGCATTTCTGCAAGCCGGGTGTTGTGTCCTGTGTTGAGGAACTTGAATTCTGCTCCAGGCATTCGGCGACGATCATATCGATGGGGTGCTCGCCCTGCCATTCAATGATTGGCAAAAAGTTTTTAGTGGCCATGTCGAGCAGCACCAGGCCCGCGCGGGGGCGATACGCGATGTGCAGCTTCCTGCCCGGCTGCCAACTCTCCTCGATCTCCGTGAAGCGTTCCGGCGCGGGATATTGCACGCGCAGCGCTCTGCCGTCCGTCAGCACGATCCAATAGACTTGCGAAGTGCCCTTGAAGGAAATGGCCTCGGTGTAGTTCCAGTTATCCTGCGCGCGCAACAGCGGCGGGGATACACAGAGGAGAGCAAGTAAAAGTGCTGTCTTCAAAGCGATCCCTTCGTTAGGCAGGCAGAATGGTGCTGGACTTCCAGACTGTACAACCAGACTGTTCAACTAAAGTTACCGCCTACCCAAGAGTCTACTCCCATTTCGCTGTGGCCGATGGCTAGCAGGCCCGTGCGTCAGCGTGGATTGCGCTTTTGCTTCGTGTAGGTGGCCGTGAACGTAGTGTTCACCGCCGGCACGGTGATCTGGTGCGTGGCCGCGCCGTTGTCGGGCCAGCGCGTGAAGTCGTATGTGCCGTTCGGACGCGTTTGCGTGGCGGCTGCGCCGATTGTTCTAAACATTCCGACAACGGCGGTGAACGAGTAGGTCGCGGTAATGGGCTGGCCATCCAGTGTCAGAGCGAAGCCGCCGGGATTGCTGGACAGGGTTACCGTTACGGTGCGGGGCAGCACATCGCGGGTGGTGATGTGCTCCAGCCCGGCTGAGTCGCGGACCTTCAACTCGATGCGGTAGAAGACATTGGTCGCGGTCTCACCGGTCGTCGGAATATTGAACGAGCCCGTGGTGATGCCCGAGGTCGGAAGCAGCACCGGATGGGTGTGGTCGGCGTGATGGAAGTTCACCGTCCAGGTGAAGGCGCTGGGCGGGAGGGTTCCATCCTGAATGTCGGTGCCGGTGCCGCCGAAGGTGATGGTGTTGCCGCCGCTGTACAGGCTGCCTACGGCAGGCGAGGTGATGGTGCCGGTGGGCGGCGTGTTCGATGTCACCGACAGCGTTGCCATGTCGCTCAATGCCGAGCCGAAGGCGTTGCTCGCAAAGCAGTGGAAGAAGTCACCATGCTGCGAGGCCAGCGCCGGAGGCGTGGTGTAGCTGGATGCGTTCGCGCCGGGGATATCCCCGCCGTTGCGCCGCCATTGGTAAGTGATGGGCGCAGCGCCGGTGGTGCTGACGGTGAACGTCGCGGTCTGGCCCACGGCGACCGTTTGATTGGTGGGCATCAGCGTGAAAGACGGTGGCTGCTCATTGTTCGGAAATTGAATCTTCCATACCGCGCCCGTTCCGCGCGCCAGATAATGCAGACTGCCATCACTGGCCACTTGCAGGTCCACTGGAAACGATATGCCCGAGGCGAAGTCCGAGGCGGTTCCCGTGGCTGGGTTGAACTGGCGAATCCATCCGCTACAGTAGTCCGCGAAAAAATATTTACCCAGGTAGATGGCCGGAAACTGCTCAGTGGCGGGGTTGTAAAATGCCCCACCGACGATGGCGCAGCCCGTGGTGGGGCTGGAGCCGTGCGCATACGCGAACAACGGTTCCACGAAACTGGGATTGCCGCAGACGCCTTCGCAGGTGGGCCATCCGTAATTTTCTCCGGCCAGCCCGTCGTTGATTTCTTCCCAGGTGTTCTGACCCACGTCATTGATGAACATGCGCCCGCTGCCCGGCTGAAACGCAAACGTAAACGGATTGCGCAAGCCCCGCGCCCATATGGCGCGGTTGTCATTCAGGGCCGTGTTGTAGAACGGATTGTCGGTGGGAATCGTGCCGTCGGTATTGATGCGCAGCATCTTGCCCAGGCGGTTGGTCAGCGCCTGCGCATTCGAGCCGACCGCGTTCTCGCCCACGGCTATATAGAGTTTGCCGTCCGGGCCGAAGTGCATGGCGCCGCCGTTGTGATTTGTAGCGGAGAGATTTTCGAGATTGAGTATCTGTAGTTCGCTGCCCGCTACGGCCAGGTCGCCCGCGGCCGTGAAGCGGCTGACCCGATTATGAATCGGCGAAGCCGAGGTGGTGTAGTAGAGGTAGATGAAATTATTGTTGGCGAAGTCTGGATCAAAGGCGACGCCCAGCAGGCCGCGCTCGCCCGTGGCGTTAACGGAAACGGTGAGGAATGGCGTGCCCAACAGCGCGCCGTTCTTGATGACGCGGAGCGCTCCGCCCTGCAGCGCGACAAACAGGCGACCGTCAGGTGCAAAAGCCATCGCCGTGGGATTGGCCAGGCCGCTGGCCACCTGCGTCTCAGTGAATCCCGCGGGCAGCGTCGCCGCGCGGAGGTGCGCGCCGCCGGCGATCATAGTGAGCGCCAGGGTGAGCGCTAGCACGAAGGCCGCACCATGTGCGCGGATAGTTTGACGAAGGGTAATCGGAATCATGGTCACCTCAAAGGGCGGCGAACAACGCCGCAACAGATTCATCGAATTGCTTTCGGGGGGAGGATGCTACCGCTACAGTGTAACTGGCTCGCTGCCGGCCAGCCAGTCCCAGTGGGACGTATTGTGATTACTCGATTACCTGCCGGCAATTGGAGCAGGCAGGGTCTGGAAACTTCGCAATACTATTTGGCCTTGGCGCTGGCCTGGTTGGATATTCCGCTTTCGCCGACGGCGTTCGCCGCGGTAACCACGTAGTAATAGGTTACGCCGGTCTGCAGGCCGGTGTTGCTGTAAGACGTGGTGGTCACGCCAGAGACGATGGTGGTGTACGGGCCGCCGCTTACGGTCGAGTGCTTTACTCGATAGCTGGTCGCGCCGGGCGAAGCGGTCCACGTCAGGTTGATCTTCTTCTTCGCGCCGGTGGCAGTGAGGCCTGTCGGCGCGGCGGGCGGCGTCGCGGGGCCGAGCGGCCAGGTGTCATTCAGCGCGGGCACCCAGTCCGCTGCGGTGCGGAACAGCGGGTCCTGCTCGTTGTGAATAAATTTGCCCGTGTAGAGCGACGCGGCGATTCCGCAGACGCTGCCGGGGAACACTTCGTTCAGCAGGCGACCCTGCACATTGTCTGTGGCGTTCAAGCTGCACGCGCCGGTGCCGGGCGTGTCGATGAGCCACGTCGGGTGATAGGTCAGCATGTTGTTCTTCAGCGCGACAATCTTGTCGCCCGCCGCCGGAACCACGTTGCGGCCGTGCGAGAGATACGCATTGGTGTTGGGGCAGGTGGCCTCGGCCATGCCGTGCCACTGGATGGCGTTCCAGCTCTGGCCCGCGTAAAAATCCTTCAACTCCTCGTTGGCCGGGTGGTACATGTTGTTCACATTGTGCGCGCAGTCGGCCTGATTGTAATCAGACTGGCAAGTGCTGACCACGGTGTTGGCGTCGCGATGCGCGCCGCACATCAGGTAACTGCGTGAGTTGGTTTCGCGGAAGGCCAGTACGGCCTCGACCTCGGTGGTGCTGTCGGAGATGGGGTGCGGCGCCTGCTGGCTCAGTTCGCGCTGCGCCTGCGCGTTGACGATGAACGTTCCCCAGCCGCGATCCACTTTGCCGTTGCTGTTCGAGTCCTGCACTTCCATGAACAGGCAATAACTCTTCGCGTTGCTTGCGTCAGTGAAAGTGCGTAGTTGCATGATGCCGGTCAGCGTGGCGGGCAGCGGGAAACTGCACGAACCGCCGAGCATCTGGCGGACCACCCAGCGGAAGTCAGCCTGCTGCGTCGAGTTGGGGACGACGAAGCCGTTCGAGCCGTTGCCCGGCATCTGCGTGCGGATGCAGGTGGCCAGCGCGTCCAGCGTGGTGGACGTAGCGCAGGTCAAATCCGCCGCGCGAGCGGTTTGCGGGATCACCGCGAGCATAGTCGTGAAAATGAATAAGCAAGCCAGGCTGAATCGACGCATGAAAGGTTCCTCCGCGACGCTAAATTGACGCCAAGGAATAGGATCGCCCGCGCGAGGCGCTAGAGAAATGGGACTCAGGTCCGCATTTAAGGGCGACCCAAAGTACTATCCATGCCAAGGCGGAACAGGTCGATCAAGCAGATTGTCGGCACACTACCGGAGCTGTCATTCCGAGCGCAGCGAGGAATCTGCTTTTCCTGTGGCCGAAGCGAACACACAGTAGATTCCTCGCTGCGCTCGGAATGACAATTACAAGGGTTTCAATAAAGAAGCAAAAGCCGTGCTACTCCAGCGGCTCGACTTTTATGATGGTGCCTTCCAGATTGTTTCCGATCCAAAACGTCGGCGGGTTGGTCAGGTTATCGACGTTCACGCGGCGGATGTTGGTGGTGCTGGGCAGCAGATATTCGGTGGTCTCGCCGGTCTTGGTGTTCACGCGCACCACTTGATCGTTGTTCATGCCGCCGGCCCAGGCGTATCCGGCCTTGTCGGAGATGGCGTCGTACACATTGGTCCAAGGAGTGGGCACGGGATATTCGGTGAACTTCTCGGTCCTGGTGTCGAGCATCCCAATCTTATTGCCGCGAAATTCGGCGAACCACAGACGGTCCTCGGCGTCCATGTGCCCGCGCCGCGGGCCGGCATCGGGAGTGGGCGTGGCGTAGGGCGTGATCTTGCCGGTCTTGGCGTCCATCTTGATGATGTACGTGCCGTTCAGATTCAACCCATAGAAATTATTCTTCGAGTCCGACGACACGCCATACGCGCTGAGCCGGGGGACGCGCGCGCCGGCGGGCTGCCCCGCGTCATAATCAATGGCTTTCCACTCGCCCGTCTTGGTGTTCACCTGATACTCGCTGTCGCCGCCGATCCACACGTTGCCGTCAACATCATTGTTGATGGGCATGACCATGGCGATGCGCGCTTCGTCGCGCTCCATAAATTTCGGCGAGCCCCAGGTCTGGAATTTCTTTGCCTTGCGATCGAACTTGGCGAGGCTCCCCTGGAACATGGTGCCCATCCAGATGTCGCCCATCTTGTCAAACACCAGGTCGAGCGAGCCGACCGGCGCGCCGGGCTTGGTGATGGGCAGCGGATACTCGACCGTCTTGGCGGTTCGGGGATCGAGCGTGCCCAGCACGTGCGAGCCGAAATCGGCGTACCAGATCATGCCGTCCGAGTCGGCGGCCACATCATGCGGCAGCGTCTCGGAGCGCGGCAGATCGTACTCGGTGATGATCACACGGGTGGACTTGCCCTTGGGGCGCGGCAGCGTCTTCAGCGCATACTGCCACTTGGAGACGGCGCTGAGATTAATGGTGCTCATGAACTCGGCGGTGCGGTTGGTGGCCTCGCGCTGCACGGGCCGCTCGCCCTCGCGCCCGGCGCCGGACATGTCGTCGGTGGCCGTTGTGCTGGCCCCGCGCGTGTTGGGGCGCAACTGCGGACGCAGCCGCGTGCTGCCCTGCGAGTAACGACTCATGCGATCCAGGATGCGCGGAAATTCCTTGGCCGTGTAGCGCGAGCGCACGATGGGTTCGAGCGTATGGCACTGCGTGCAGCCGAGCAGGCTGTGCTTCTGCTCCGCCGTCCCGGTCATGCTGGCGAGCCATTCGCCGTTCGAGAGTTGATACGCGAGGTCGGAGGTTTCTACTAACTTCAGATCAAGACTGGCCGTCTGCGCCGCAGTGATGTCCACCGCTGCGGCCTTCTCCAGCTCATACCCGACGGCGCGCATCTTCACCGCGTAATGCCCCGGCTCCAGACGATTGCGCGGGAAGCTGTAGCGGCCCTGCGCGTCGGTGGCCACGCTGACGGTGACCGTCCCACCATCGCGCTTCGCGCTGACCACCACGCCTTCCATCACCGGCTCCTTCGCCGAGCGGACCACGCCCGTCAGCGCGGCATCCTCGGCGGCCAACGCCGGCGCGATGAAGGCCGCTAGTATCGCAAGGCTAAGAGTAAGGGTCCTCAATGTATGTTGGGTCTGAAGCATGACATGCCTCCCACGGATTGGAATCATATGTAGCAAGTGCCACGAATTCTATGCCCTGGTGTGGAGAAGTGCAAGTGTTTATTGTTGGCCGGTAGTGTCCTATATCTGAGTTGCTGAATGGTGGGGGCCAGAATTGCCCGAAGGGCAATACCGTGAATAGCCGTAGGTGAAACCTACGGATCGGGAGCTCCTCACTTATCACTTGCCCGTGGGTACTTTCCGCTTCATCTCGTCATTGACTATGGTGGGCCAGTTTTGCACCACCCCAGCCTCATAATGATCTGCGTGGAGGCTTGCTGCGCTTCGCCGAATTTCAGCATCAGGAAACGCTGGACGTCGGGCGATACGTCGTAATTGGGGAAGGCAGCGGGAGCCATCAGATACGGCCCTTCAAAGAGGACTGTGGGATTACCGGCGGAAAAACCAGGTGGGGACAGGTCTCCGACCTGTCCCGAAGCGGCAGGCAGGAATGCCTGCCCCACTTGCACATCCACCGCAATCACCTTGTTGCCGCAGCGGTAAAACGGTTCGCCGCCTTGGGGACGCCAGACTTTCACCGGTAAGCTGTCGAACATGCTCGGCACACAACAAAAAAGGCAGTGTCCGAAGACACTGCCCTGATGGATATCCAGTCGCTTACTATTCTTCGCAAAACTCGTGATCCAATTCGTGGTCGAGCAGATGGGTGAACAAGCCGACTTTATCCACAATGATACAGGGGCCGTTATTGTCGTTCGTTTGGTGCCAAACCGGATAACCGCCCTGTGGGCCGTCGCCCTTTTCTGCGCTGAGTTGGTTCACGGCGGCGGCTCCCACTAGGGCAGCCGCGATGGCGAGTAACATAGAGTCTTCTTCATGGTTGATTATTCTCCTGGGGGAACAGATTCAGACTCCTGCATTCTGTGAGGAGCCCAAGAAACTGTTATGAGTAATATGAACAAAATCGGCAGATATGGTCCTATACGTACTGGGACTGCCAGCTAACACTTCGAGGTCATTATCGGAAAGCAGAATGACAGAATCGTAATGGTCAGTGATGAGTGATAAATCGACTCCGGTCTCCCCATCTCCATCAAAAACTTTCAGGCGCGGCGGGATTAGCGCACCAGGCCTTCGCGCACCAGCATCTTCAAAAGGGTCTGGTAGCCGATGCCCTTGCGTTCCGCGATCTTGCGGGCTTGCGCGAGATCGGTTTCCGGCAGGCGGAGCGCGATCTGCACGCTGCTCTTCTTATTGAGACTCGCCACTAGACTCGATCCTCCGGTTTTGATTGCTTTCGATTTAATATCAGCGGATTTTAGTTTCACAAAAGCGCGCCCTGCCGGGCTGGCCCACCAGTCGGCCTCCGCGCTCTCGCTCCTAAATTTGGGCATCTGTCCCAATTTCCTGGTCATAGGTCACCATTCTGCCGTCCGCCTTTTTGTATATGTAATGCAGATACAGATAAACATAAACATTCCAGAAAAAGCCCACGGCACAGGAATCGTGCCGTGGCTACCAAACTAGCGGGAATTTTCTTACGCGGCTTGCGCGCCCTTCAGGCGCTCGGACTGATAGTGCGTGGTGAGCGCGTCGATGATGGGCGCGAGCTTGCCGTTCATGATGGCCTCGAGTTGGTGGACGGACATGCCGATGCGGTGATCGGTCATGCGGTCCTGAGGGAAGTTGTAGGTGCGTATTTTTTCGCTGCGGTCGCCGGAGCCAACCATCGAGCGGCGCTCCTCGGCCATGGCCGCATTCTGCTTGGCCTGCTCCAGGTCGAGCAGGCGGCTGCGTAGCACGCGCAGGGC
This sequence is a window from Acidobacteriota bacterium. Protein-coding genes within it:
- the trpB gene encoding tryptophan synthase subunit beta, translated to MIETKPPIGEQGRFGAYGGRYAPETLMHPLEELEQAYFAARSDPEFRREFDYLLKNYVGRPSPLYYAKRLSESLGGASSGSMSGTKIYLKREDLLHTGAHKINNCVGQALLARRMGKRRIIAETGAGQHGVATATVCALFGFTCRVYMGEEDMARQRLNVFRMKLLGAEVIPVTAGQRTLKEAISEAMRDWVTNVEDTYYLLGSALGSHPYPLMVRDFQSVIGKEAREQILAAEGRLPDQLIACVGGGSNAIGLFHAFRDDPSVKMIGVEAGGRGTGLGEHAARFSGGTPGVLQGTFTYLLQDNNGQIVNTHSVSAGLDYAAVGPEHAMLHDSGRAEYTSCNDADALDACQRLMLLEGILPALESSHAIAEVIKRAPKAKGEIIIVNLSGRGDKDIEILQRELKL
- a CDS encoding phosphoribosylanthranilate isomerase — encoded protein: MIHVKICGLRRAEDVAAAVAAGADALGFNFWTGTKRYIDPAEAAPIIQSVPKNILTVGVFVDETPARMLEIAALTGIGAIQLHGNESPEVLAQLGAYRKIKAIKVGAQLDVAEIESYRAAEVILLDRAVAGMTGGTGQKFDWSLAIAAKKYATILLAGGLTPANVAEAIRQVQPWGVDVASGVETAPGVKDATLIREFIRNARAA
- the trpC gene encoding indole-3-glycerol phosphate synthase TrpC gives rise to the protein MTSESTAEHILDRIVRAKLIELERVRAAVPVSTLEKEIAANASRVPGRFRDALLARRGGTSRFAIIAESKKASPSLGVIQSDYDAVRNALAYERAGASTMSVLTDAEFFQGSLDDLRRVKAATSLPVLRKDFTLDEYHIVEAAAAGADAVLLIVAILDRDRLRRFLATARSLNLDALVEVASRAELDLALEAIAGTGAATEPSTALIGVNNRDLKNFSVSLNTSLELIDIIPDAMLAVSESGLRTGADLTQLEAAGFNAFLIGERFMKQPDPGAALAQLLTESR
- a CDS encoding DUF1311 domain-containing protein, which produces MKTALLLALLCVSPPLLRAQDNWNYTEAISFKGTSQVYWIVLTDGRALRVQYPAPERFTEIEESWQPGRKLHIAYRPRAGLVLLDMATKNFLPIIEWQGEHPIDMIVAECLEQNSSSSTQDTTPGLQKCFATGTLYWQTEIDRAYQALLGSLDSEKKAAVEQAQAEWLLLRDAQVAALAALPSAASGDATASRIERASAIRDLHRDQAKWLFSLLAAS
- a CDS encoding glucose sorbosone dehydrogenase, whose translation is MIAGGAHLRAATLPAGFTETQVASGLANPTAMAFAPDGRLFVALQGGALRVIKNGALLGTPFLTVSVNATGERGLLGVAFDPDFANNNFIYLYYTTSASPIHNRVSRFTAAGDLAVAGSELQILNLENLSATNHNGGAMHFGPDGKLYIAVGENAVGSNAQALTNRLGKMLRINTDGTIPTDNPFYNTALNDNRAIWARGLRNPFTFAFQPGSGRMFINDVGQNTWEEINDGLAGENYGWPTCEGVCGNPSFVEPLFAYAHGSSPTTGCAIVGGAFYNPATEQFPAIYLGKYFFADYCSGWIRQFNPATGTASDFASGISFPVDLQVASDGSLHYLARGTGAVWKIQFPNNEQPPSFTLMPTNQTVAVGQTATFTVSTTGAAPITYQWRRNGGDIPGANASSYTTPPALASQHGDFFHCFASNAFGSALSDMATLSVTSNTPPTGTITSPAVGSLYSGGNTITFGGTGTDIQDGTLPPSAFTWTVNFHHADHTHPVLLPTSGITTGSFNIPTTGETATNVFYRIELKVRDSAGLEHITTRDVLPRTVTVTLSSNPGGFALTLDGQPITATYSFTAVVGMFRTIGAAATQTRPNGTYDFTRWPDNGAATHQITVPAVNTTFTATYTKQKRNPR